AGAAAGGGGACGGAGGGCAGCACTGAGAGTTGGAAGTGCCCACAGAACCGGGCTCCCatgggagctgggggcagctgggctTCATCCCCGGCTCCCGCCCAGGGACCCCGGCCCTGCCCCGGCACTCGGAGTGAGCGCAGGGCCCGCAGCGCCCCGTGCCgtgcagggagagggacagagccGTGATCCTGTTGATGGCTCGCCGGAGGGTAGCGATTTTGGAAAGCCTTTTGCCCCCCAGGTCGTGTTTGAGGGCCAGCCGCAGGGCGTTGAAGGCTTGGTTGTAATCCAGGATCCTCTTACGCTCCCTGACATTAGCAGCCATCCTCCTGGCCTTGGAGCGTGCCGgcctgctcctcttcctcaccttcATCTCCTCCGTGTCCCCCACGCTGGTGGCTGCTTCACTTCCCTGGGAcacccacagatcctgcccgTAGAACCTTTGGGGGGCACCCCccacttccagctcctcttccgAGCTGTCGGGCTCTGGTGCTGCTCCTTTCCCCATGGCTGCTCCAGACGTGGCTGGGGCGAGGGGGGAGTGGgagaggtgctggtgctgctgtggtcCTGCCTCCTGGGAGGGGTGGGAGACACTCCTCCAGGGACACAGAGCCGCCTCTAAAAACCCCATGGTAGGGCTCATCACGTGGCCCCCTCCCGACCCCCCTCACCTGCCCACAGGTGTGCTGCCTGGCCAGAGGCACAGGGCCAGCCCTGCCCAGCTTCTGCCTGCAGGGATGCTCCCCAGCACAGTGCTGGGCTGGACTGTGGGTGTTGGGGGGCCCAGAGCTTGCAGAGGGATGCTTGTGCACCCCAGGTTGGGGGAAGCACCTCTATCAAGCACACCTTGAAGTGTTTGCTTCAGTTTCTGCAAAGAGTTTGGTCACTACAAGATTTCCTCGAGGTGCTCTGCCCTCTTCTATGTTAGGCAGGTtggcagctcagcctgggctggCTCATCCTTGGGTTTTATACAGTGCCATGGGGCAGAGACACATGGGGCACCACCACCCTGGCACCGGGCCTGGGGGTCTGCTGGCCCATGCTCTCTGGTGCTgcagcatttcttttatttctctactaaaactgaggcacagagtgATGAGGTTGCTGAGGAGAGCAGCAAGTCTTGTGCCTGCATGCAGAAGACAAAAGGGCTCCTGCCCCAGGAACAGGACTGGGGCACCAAGCTGCCTTTGAGACCCTGCCTGAGGGCTGCTCCATGCATGGGTGGGCAGAGGTGAGGTGGGtgcctgggcaggagcagcccccaggaCCCAGGGGAGGAATGTGGGGGGGCCTGGCACGCCTCTGCCCTGCggagcaggaagcaggaatGTGGCAGGGAGGACTGGGGCAGGTGATAAAAGAGCTAAAGTGCTACCTGCCTCCAGAGCCTTCCTGTCCCATCCCAGCATCAGGGAGCCTGGGGGCAGAGCTGTCTGGGCTGGTGCTGATGGGACTGCCAGGCACTTAGTTTGGAGCTGCTGAAAGCAGCTCCTTGTTCTCTGTGTCCACGTGCCAGTGGGACAGAGGGACTTGCCAGGTGTGGTGGGTCCAGAGGCCATGGGGAGGGCCAGGTCTCCATCCTCTGAGCAGCACAAGGCCACCACATGAGTTTGCTCATCATTTCATTAGCAAGCACTTGCTAAATGCCTTCCTGTGCAAGGGGTAATGTGTTGAAAAATGGCCCAGGAGTGGGTCTGACAAATTGTTGGGGTGAGTGCTGTaaaagcagagccctgggagAATATGCCCCTCTTGATCCATCCCTTCCTATCTGATTTTCCCAGCTCTTGTTTGATCAATAGCCACAATTAGCAGGGGGCTATTTGTCTAttgcccttctcctctcttggCTCTTTGAAGTTGGAGCTAATTTAGGTGCCTCTGCTCCAGGAACCCAATAAATCAGGAGCCAGAGCctcagggagagggaaggacCAGACAGGAGGACTTCAAAGGGAGGTGAAgcttgcaaatatttttgagCCCTCACCTGTTGCTCACCATGGCCCTCTTGTTCTACCCAGCAGCCTTCTGGCCACCCAGTCTtgctctgcccaggagcagaTGCTCCTCCAGCCACTGGCCTGCACGGTGACTCAGCTTGGGGGCGAGAGGCTCTTTGGGATGCTTGAACATCAGCAGGATGCGCATGCTGGGCCCACTTGGAGATACACCTGTCCAAATCCCAGCTAAGAAGATAGATTCCTGCCATAGGAATGGTTTCACTGCTGTGGAAGGTCAGGAGGTGCAGCATGGAACTGACTCAGAGGTGGCCAAGCTGGGCACAAAGCTGTGCCCCAACCAGGGGcagtgagcaggcagcagctctgaggttCCCACCGGGCAGGGCAGAGCCTACTGTCCCCATCATCCTGCTCACAGCCCCTGGGAGCTCTCTGGGGAGCACTGAGAGAGGTTCCCAGCATCTCAGCTCTGGGCAGCCCGAGCCCCGCAGGgatccagccccagctctcgGAAGCAGGCGAGGCCAGACCGTAAATCCCGGGAGCTGGGCTGCCTCCTGTAATTACTGCATCCCGCTGGGCCGTCCCCACCTCGTCCTGGGCACTTCCTACCCAGGTGCCCATTACAGGGTGGGAGGCCAACAGGAACGCCCACCCCGGccctgctccctcagccctcCCTGATTTATTGCTGTGCACCGGAGAGATTTATGGGCTGAGATAGGGAACCAGAACTGTGTTGTAAGGGTCTGCCGGGCCTGTCTGCCTGACAGATGATGGAAGAGCTGTAATTATCAGTCGCCATGCATAAATCAGGCCACTCATaccatccccatcctcctccacCCCAGCTTCCATGAAGGGGGTTGACCCCCGGGGATACCCCATCTCTCCAGCAAGTGTCACCCTGAAGCTGGGCCACTGCCCAGCATCCTCACAGCTCTCAGGGGTCCTACAGCCCAAAAGTGTGTTTTGGGGGTCTTTACCCCTAACgctgcagctcctgcaaagATCCCTGGACTGGCTGCCCCTCTACTTCATCCATCCAGCTCCCCCAAAAGACCTGCTCCTTCCAGGTGAGAAGTATTGGAACCACCTGGGAGCACAGCCCTCACTGGAGATAAAACCCTGATGGAGTGATAAGGGGGAAGCTGggatgggctgggctggcattCCCAGATCCTGGGAGTGTCCCAGCACCACCCATCCTGCAccagcaggcacagcagcaccagagggAGACCACAGAGCAGGAACCGGAGTGGGAGCCCACAGTGCCAAGGCAGGAGACCCAGGGGCTGGCGTAGAGGGAGGTGCCCACCactggggtggggaaggaggtggggaTTGCTACCACAGTGCCCGGGCCCTGCGGGTAAATAAATCGGGTGTTTTGTTCCTTCTGGGGCACAGCCAGGTGGCACAAGTGTCACGGGCCTGTGAGTCATCCATAGACAGGCatggaggaggcagggaagggcaTGGTGCCTGCAGGCTTCTACCTCTGCCACCCCGCGAGGGCAGAGtgagtaaaaaaacccaacttagATGGTCCTCCACTGCCCACCACAGGTGTTTGTATTTGCCCCTCCATCTGGTAGGAATGGTCCATCCACTCAGAGGTGGACAAACTGAAAATGAGGATggctgggagagggcagagctCCACAGCCAAGGCCAGGACACGTGGTGGCTGGGGGTGCACAGCAGCTCGGTGGCGCAGGAGCTACCCTGCACCTTCCAGGCTTGGTTGTTCCTGGCTCCGGGAGGGATTTCTTGCAGCGGGTGGGATTTTTGTGTCATTAACTGTGGTTTTGTCAACTGCTCCGGCGCTGCCGGCACAAGGCGCTGCACAGCATCACAGCATCCCCTGCCCCACCACCAGGGAGACCCACAGGAGGGGACGGAGGAAACGGAGGTTGAAACAGCCGGGAATAgagcatccatccatccatccatccatccatccatccatccatccatccatccatccatccatccatccatcccagcaTCCGTCCGTCCGAAGGAGCAGCCCAGCCGGACCCGGTCACGCAGCCGCTCCCCTTCCTGGCCTTCCAGCCAGAGGCAACCGAGGGGCGGTGGCCGGGCTGCTCCCCGCCCCGGCGGGGCCGTGCCGAagcggggcgggccgggggcggACCCCGACGTCAGGGcccggcggcggggggcggAAGGCGGCGGTgaagagggggtgggggggaaacTTCGGGCCGTGGGCAGGGGCcgaggggaggggagggatggcGGCGGGCGAGGCGGCCCGGGAGGACTTCGCTCGGCACTGGGAGGCGGAATTCCCGGGGGAACCGGCCCCCCGCATGGAGCTGGGCTCGGTGCGGGCGATGGAGCGGGAGCTGGAGCGCTGCCGCCGCCACCTCCGCCGGCTGCAGCGGGCGCTGGCCGAGGAGCGCTTCAAGGTGGGCTACCTGGAGGCGGCCCTGGCCCGAGCCCCCCTCCCTCCGCCGCCCCCAGtcgccccccgcccgccgcccaGCCCCGGCAGCTCCCTGGagggcggcagcggcggcagctCGGATGTGGAGGACGCCTCCTCGGCAGGTGGGTGCCGCGGGGGACCCCGGGGACAAGGCGGTCCCCAGCCCCTGTGCCAGCCCCGGTTCACGGTCAAGGGCATCCCGGGCCGCCGCGTGGCAGCGAGCACCCCCAGCCCTCGTGCTCTCCGTCCTACCCGCGACACAGTCAAGGGCATCCCGGGCCACGCCGTCCCCAAGGCATTCCGCTGCTGAGGCCACCCAACCCTCTTGTGCCGTCCCTCCAAGCTGTCCCTATCGCATCACTGAGACCACTCCGAGCCCTTGTGCCATCCCCATCAAACAGCGAGTGCCACCCCCGGCCCCTGTGCTGTCCCGATCCTCCCACTAAGGCCACCCCAAGCCCTGTCCCACTTCCAAGGCCGTCCTGTGCCTGGGCCCCCTTCCCCCAGCATgcaaggagggggggggggcggctCTTGGTAAAATGCCACTGGCTCAGGAGCCACCTCTGGGGCTGGGAAACTGTGGGAGAGTCACTTCCTCCAGGTGTGATCTGGCTCAGGAGGACACCTCTGCTTGGGTGACACCCTTGGGGAGATCCCCAAGTCCTGGAACTGCTGAAGCAGAAGCTTGCTGAGGTGACGAGGTGTCCTGGGGCGTTTTGCTGGGTGGATTGAGGACAATGTTATTTTGCAAGTGACTGTTTGGTGGCACTGAAGGCGCAGCCAGCGTGCACTGTCACCCATTGTGATGTCCTACTTCCAGCAGCCTGGAAGTTGTTACTCCATTAGCTTTAATCCCGGTTCAAACACAGTCCTGACAGTTAGGGAATGTCACTTTTCATGTGGCTAATTCAGCAGCTGACTTAATTTTGTTCTTGATTGTTTGGGGTGGTGCTTTTCCCCTGAGGCTCTATCCTGCTGGTTTGAGATTGCCTCTGATGTTCAACTGTGCTTAATATTAAGCATCATTTCTATCTATTGCTTtaggctgcagggctggggaacaGCTCAGTTTCCCTTTCACCTTCCCAAGCTGTCTGGAGGTGAAATGTCCAAAGTACATGGCTGCTCTTGATGTTGTAaccctcctgccctgggtgtCTGGGCCTCTCCCCGATTGATGGGGACTGGTTGTGGGAGCCTGCAGTGAGGACCAAGGGGATTCTGTGTTTTGCCTTCCAAGGGCCAACCCAAGctcttctccagctccctgaCAACGTGCACTGGttttaactttttgtttctttgtttggctttttaacTTTTGGAGAGATGCTCAGCAAACGATGGGGCTTGAGTGTGTTGAAGTGACCAAGAGCAAATCCTTCAGATTTATCCCTGaatcctgtatttttatttaaggtttttttattatttctgtttatgcTCTGGAAAGTTTCTGAACATCCAGGACTGTGCAAGGCTGTTCTCAGCCTGGGGGTATTGTTTAAGAGACTTCCCTCTAGTACCACATAAACCCCTGGCTGTCCTGGCTTCATTATGTGTTGGGGTCCTCCAGCTCCATGGCTTGACCAAGACCTTTGCAGCACATCGGGGTGAGTTTTTTGGGCAAGATTTTGAAATCCAAGGTTGCATCTGCTGtggcttcttcctcctcctcccccacaTGGGTCTCCCTCAAAGTCCCCAGCTCTTGCACTTGTCAGAGGTGGCAGTGTCCCCTCTGCCTGGTGGCATGACTGGGCTCTGTGTGGTCAGCTGACAGTGATGAGCTTTCCCCAGCCTTGtctccagcctctcctgagTGTCAGCACTTTTCTTTGTTGGGTGTTATAAGGGTTCCTGTGTGTGCTGACGGAGCTgacatttaaaagcagaatttgagAGTACAGTAAAGTGCGTGTGGTCGTTGCCTGGATCCCCCTTTTTCTGGGCAGTTGGTTAACTTAGTGCTCCcgtttgttttcttctcacttctctttatttttcagatacaaGTCAAAATTTCTGATTGTGGTGCTGTTTGCTTCTCCTGCCAGCAGTCCAGGTGGTGTGTAAGTGGGTTAGAGCTGTTCTGTCTGAGTTCCTCAGtattttaatgtgattttttgaGATTTACAGTGCTGTGGCTGAACATGGTCGGTCCCAACTGTTTCACTGTAACCCGTGGCAGTGCTATCTGTTCAGCAAGCACAGGAGCCTTGAATATTGTCTTGATGGGAATTACCAGGGAGAGACAGTGTTTTCCTTTAAGTAGCTTGTGATTA
Above is a window of Heliangelus exortis chromosome 21, bHelExo1.hap1, whole genome shotgun sequence DNA encoding:
- the BHLHA9 gene encoding class A basic helix-loop-helix protein 9, which translates into the protein MGFLEAALCPWRSVSHPSQEAGPQQHQHLSHSPLAPATSGAAMGKGAAPEPDSSEEELEVGGAPQRFYGQDLWVSQGSEAATSVGDTEEMKVRKRSRPARSKARRMAANVRERKRILDYNQAFNALRLALKHDLGGKRLSKIATLRRAINRITALSLSLHGTGRCGPCAHSECRGRAGVPGREPGMKPSCPQLPWEPGSVGTSNSQCCPPSPFYAGFYPETQLQRYESPEEDHCLPSPACCSGGTQHPAPRGQQRYPSLRDPLPGAIPWQLGYCQSWGHQQCHPIH